One genomic segment of Brevibacillus laterosporus LMG 15441 includes these proteins:
- a CDS encoding glycerophosphodiester phosphodiesterase has translation MNLFKYVWKTLKYSFWNILLFEIMYRLFTIIIVIPFLSVVLKNLIQQSGYTYAANKDLLYFFLTEYGILASVLLMIFSVLIIFYEFAVLILLIYYAGKEQKVHLRFVLRKALSPLQALFTFSLPVFALYLLLLRPLMKLGVSSTLLPTLAIPNFITGELFKMEYGVYLYIGVLFVVFCINIRWMFALPIIVLEEKSFWRAAKKSGEIVKKNLGRIVVVALFTIAGLFLLFLSVDGVSELLYRLSTSTGNGYLAALGAIVYTHLIYIFAIFLTPLMLSIMTWFYIRKAGEEEIHVMDDPHVCPDKHPTFVKRHKYKLLISYMAIISVIIIAVVNFLYVFPAFEHKPITMAHRGATEKGVENTLEAIQGAIDAHADYAEIDILQTKDKQLVVIHDINLARLAGVDKHVYDMTLAELREVTLRQGRDTGKISTLDEVIKYAKNKIKLNIEVKLHGHEQEQEVITDLLRIIKENSFETECVIQSLHDTVVYNVKKANPNLQVGFVLFANRTGLKDLPGDFFVMEEYMLNKSVLKEAKSLNKAVYVWTANSYDAIYTFLKMGVDGVITDYPEYVHEAIWQITQEHKQYGPFRVATEAMESMFDKIIRIE, from the coding sequence ATGAATTTATTCAAATATGTGTGGAAAACGTTAAAGTATTCTTTCTGGAATATCTTATTATTTGAGATTATGTATCGTCTATTTACGATCATAATTGTGATTCCATTCTTATCAGTAGTGTTGAAAAACTTAATCCAACAGAGTGGCTATACCTATGCAGCAAATAAGGATCTCTTATACTTTTTTCTCACGGAGTATGGAATTCTAGCCAGTGTGTTGCTGATGATATTTTCTGTTCTGATTATATTTTATGAGTTTGCCGTGTTAATCCTATTGATCTATTACGCAGGTAAGGAACAGAAAGTGCATTTACGCTTTGTGCTACGTAAAGCGTTATCACCATTACAGGCCCTGTTTACTTTTTCGTTGCCCGTTTTTGCCCTCTATCTATTGTTACTGCGACCTCTGATGAAGCTGGGGGTCAGTAGCACCTTACTTCCGACATTAGCTATCCCTAATTTTATTACAGGCGAATTATTTAAAATGGAATATGGCGTTTATTTGTACATCGGTGTACTTTTCGTAGTATTTTGTATTAACATTCGTTGGATGTTTGCTTTACCAATTATAGTTCTTGAGGAGAAAAGCTTTTGGAGAGCGGCTAAAAAAAGTGGGGAAATTGTAAAAAAAAATCTAGGGCGTATTGTGGTTGTAGCTCTTTTTACCATTGCAGGGCTGTTCTTATTGTTTTTATCTGTAGATGGGGTTTCTGAACTATTGTACCGACTTTCTACATCAACAGGCAACGGCTATCTGGCTGCTTTAGGGGCGATAGTATATACGCATCTTATTTATATTTTTGCCATCTTTTTAACACCATTAATGCTGTCTATTATGACTTGGTTTTATATTCGTAAAGCTGGTGAGGAAGAGATCCACGTAATGGATGATCCTCATGTCTGTCCAGATAAACATCCTACATTTGTAAAAAGACATAAGTACAAATTACTTATTAGCTACATGGCTATCATTAGTGTGATTATTATAGCTGTTGTTAACTTTTTGTATGTGTTTCCAGCTTTCGAACATAAACCAATAACGATGGCACATCGGGGAGCAACGGAAAAAGGGGTAGAAAATACTCTGGAAGCCATACAAGGAGCTATTGATGCACATGCTGACTATGCTGAGATTGATATTCTACAGACGAAAGACAAGCAGCTTGTCGTTATACATGATATTAATTTAGCTCGGCTTGCAGGTGTAGATAAACATGTTTATGACATGACGTTAGCGGAGTTAAGAGAGGTCACACTGCGTCAAGGAAGAGATACTGGAAAGATTAGTACATTAGATGAAGTCATCAAATATGCGAAAAACAAAATCAAATTAAATATTGAGGTAAAACTACATGGACACGAGCAGGAACAGGAGGTTATCACGGACCTGCTGCGTATCATAAAAGAAAATAGCTTTGAAACGGAATGCGTTATCCAGTCCTTGCATGATACAGTAGTGTACAACGTCAAGAAAGCAAATCCAAATTTACAGGTAGGGTTTGTATTATTTGCTAATCGAACAGGCTTAAAAGACTTGCCAGGTGATTTTTTCGTAATGGAGGAATACATGCTGAACAAGTCTGTATTGAAGGAAGCAAAATCGTTAAATAAAGCTGTTTATGTCTGGACTGCCAATAGCTATGATGCCATTTATACCTTCTTAAAAATGGGGGTAGATGGGGTAATTACAGATTATCCCGAATATGTTCATGAAGCAATTTGGCAGATTACTCAGGAGCATAAACAATACGGGCCATTCCGAGTGGCAACTGAGGCGATGGAGTCTATGTTTGATAAAATTATTCGTATAGAGTAG
- the ilvE gene encoding branched-chain-amino-acid transaminase: MTQQLIYLNGEFVEKENAKISVYDHGFLYGDGIFEGIRVYNGNIFRLQEHIERLYESALSIMLVIPMKIEEMMDAVVETVRKNELRDAYIRLVISRGDGDLGLDPRSCKRANIVIIVEQLRLFPQELYETGLKIVTVPTRRNKPDALNPKIKSLNYLNNVMVRMEASMAGVSEALMLNSEGYVTEGSGDNIFLVKKGVIYTPPTYLGALDGITRQAIMDIARELGYVVKEEPFTRHDVYIADEVFLTGTAAEVISVSEVDARVIRDGKPGPVTKQLLEEFRRYVQVDGVKVYK, from the coding sequence ATGACGCAGCAGTTGATCTACTTAAACGGTGAATTTGTAGAAAAAGAAAATGCAAAAATTTCTGTCTATGATCATGGCTTCTTGTATGGCGATGGAATTTTTGAAGGAATTCGTGTTTATAATGGTAATATATTCCGCCTGCAAGAGCATATCGAACGTTTATATGAATCCGCACTATCCATCATGCTCGTTATTCCAATGAAAATAGAAGAAATGATGGATGCAGTAGTCGAAACCGTTAGAAAAAATGAACTGCGTGATGCCTATATACGACTTGTAATCTCGCGTGGCGATGGGGATTTAGGTCTTGATCCTCGTAGCTGTAAACGGGCGAATATTGTTATTATTGTTGAACAGCTTCGACTATTTCCGCAAGAACTATATGAGACAGGATTAAAAATTGTGACAGTTCCAACACGTCGCAACAAACCAGATGCATTGAATCCAAAGATCAAATCTCTAAATTATTTAAACAACGTTATGGTGCGTATGGAAGCTAGCATGGCTGGTGTTAGTGAAGCGTTAATGCTAAATAGCGAGGGCTATGTAACTGAAGGATCAGGCGATAATATTTTCCTTGTAAAAAAAGGTGTCATTTATACGCCTCCTACATACTTAGGTGCGCTGGATGGCATTACACGTCAAGCAATTATGGATATCGCTAGAGAACTAGGTTATGTGGTTAAAGAGGAACCTTTCACTCGTCATGATGTCTATATTGCTGATGAAGTATTCCTGACCGGGACAGCAGCAGAGGTAATCTCAGTATCAGAAGTAGATGCACGAGTAATTCGTGACGGAAAACCAGGTCCTGTGACAAAACAATTGCTTGAAGAATTCCGCCGTTATGTCCAAGTAGATGGTGTAAAAGTATACAAATAA
- a CDS encoding xanthine phosphoribosyltransferase, whose product MKVLQERICQDGNVLSDTVLKVDAFLNHQVDSKLAMLIGEEFAKRFAKENITKVLTIEASGIQFAMATGFALQVPFVYAKKKKAITQSDDVYTASVHSFTRKETYQISVAKAYLKPGERVLIVDDFLATGAALVGLCDIVKEAGAELVGVGAVIEKSFQEGRGLLEERGIAIHSLARIKSMSPETGIEFIEEIGACKS is encoded by the coding sequence ATGAAGGTATTACAGGAAAGAATTTGTCAGGACGGAAACGTATTGTCCGATACGGTTTTAAAGGTAGATGCTTTTTTAAATCATCAGGTGGACTCCAAGCTAGCCATGCTGATCGGGGAAGAATTTGCGAAGCGATTTGCTAAAGAAAACATTACGAAGGTTTTAACAATCGAGGCGAGTGGAATTCAATTTGCAATGGCAACAGGCTTTGCGCTACAAGTCCCTTTTGTTTATGCAAAAAAGAAAAAAGCAATTACGCAATCGGATGATGTATATACGGCATCTGTGCATTCTTTCACACGTAAAGAAACATACCAGATTAGTGTGGCTAAAGCCTATTTAAAGCCGGGTGAGCGCGTACTAATCGTAGATGATTTCCTAGCTACTGGAGCTGCATTAGTAGGATTGTGCGACATTGTGAAAGAAGCTGGTGCCGAATTGGTTGGCGTAGGTGCTGTTATCGAAAAAAGCTTTCAGGAAGGCCGAGGCTTGCTTGAGGAAAGAGGGATTGCTATTCATTCGTTAGCTCGAATTAAATCGATGTCCCCAGAAACAGGTATTGAGTTTATCGAGGAAATCGGTGCCTGCAAATCGTAA
- the thrB gene encoding homoserine kinase yields the protein MSIQKVTVRVPASTANLGAGFDTIGLAFQLYTTITMSIARQTTIRLVGPELASLPQDKTNLLYEVAAFLFEKASLPIPELFIEVETEVPLTRGLGSSAAAVVGALIAANVLAGKPFTDGQLFTFASRWEGHPDNVGASQFGGLIISALPDNEAEQVPYAKFSVPERLKTLVVIPDFELSTHQARKALPDQYSREDAVYNISRASLLVAAFAQDRLDLLATAMQDRLHQPYRTALVPGLSEIVEKAQDYGALGAALSGAGPTILCFFEHDQAEQRLLQFIEQVMQKNQLSYSTMVLFPDDNGAIIDTSPVYTA from the coding sequence ATGTCTATACAGAAAGTAACAGTGAGAGTACCAGCTAGCACAGCCAATCTGGGTGCTGGTTTTGATACAATCGGTCTTGCTTTCCAGCTTTATACAACCATAACCATGAGCATTGCCCGGCAAACTACGATTCGATTAGTGGGACCAGAGCTTGCTAGCTTGCCTCAAGATAAAACCAATCTACTTTACGAAGTGGCGGCCTTCTTATTTGAGAAGGCCTCGCTTCCTATACCTGAATTATTTATTGAGGTAGAGACTGAGGTTCCCTTGACTCGAGGGCTTGGCAGTAGTGCAGCGGCAGTTGTAGGTGCTTTAATTGCAGCGAATGTCCTTGCAGGTAAGCCGTTTACAGACGGACAGCTCTTTACGTTTGCCAGCCGTTGGGAGGGACATCCAGATAATGTAGGAGCTTCACAATTTGGGGGTCTAATTATTTCAGCGTTACCAGATAATGAAGCTGAGCAAGTTCCTTATGCTAAATTTTCGGTTCCTGAGCGATTGAAGACACTGGTAGTCATTCCTGATTTTGAATTGTCTACTCATCAAGCGAGGAAAGCATTGCCTGATCAATATTCCCGTGAAGATGCGGTTTATAATATTTCACGTGCAAGCCTATTGGTTGCTGCGTTTGCTCAAGACCGTTTAGATTTATTGGCTACTGCTATGCAGGATCGTCTACACCAGCCTTATCGTACAGCATTAGTTCCAGGCCTATCTGAAATTGTGGAAAAAGCACAGGATTACGGCGCCTTAGGAGCAGCCTTGTCAGGAGCAGGGCCAACCATTCTTTGCTTTTTCGAACATGATCAAGCAGAGCAAAGACTGTTACAATTTATTGAACAAGTAATGCAGAAAAATCAATTAAGCTATTCTACTATGGTTCTCTTTCCTGATGATAATGGGGCAATTATTGACACAAGCCCTGTATATACAGCATAA
- a CDS encoding BofC C-terminal domain-containing protein — MLKSLRPAKLKWKWLMLFLVLTIGLVLGFWVSRLEMKLTNQVDKNRMLSQMEGNESVPVFSMPRQVVLTRTYVCGVTDEEKKEVREQTLEQILKPYAGWELVSVHPDYIVLHKEENDLAPICKEKGYFGLSPDGFLTFFEGLPDYQKVIQTFYRINTDSMKASLSKEELGHLYKGIRVHDLAEYNSILSTFSEFQRQIESQ, encoded by the coding sequence ATGCTCAAATCATTGCGCCCAGCAAAACTGAAGTGGAAATGGCTAATGTTGTTTCTTGTGTTAACAATAGGCTTAGTATTGGGATTCTGGGTTTCTCGTCTTGAAATGAAGCTGACGAATCAAGTAGATAAAAATAGGATGTTATCGCAAATGGAAGGGAATGAGAGTGTCCCTGTATTCTCCATGCCAAGACAGGTCGTCTTAACCCGTACATACGTATGCGGTGTAACGGATGAGGAGAAAAAAGAAGTAAGAGAACAAACCTTAGAGCAAATATTGAAACCGTATGCTGGCTGGGAGCTGGTTTCGGTTCATCCAGATTATATTGTGCTACATAAAGAAGAGAATGACCTTGCTCCTATTTGTAAAGAGAAGGGTTACTTTGGTTTATCACCTGATGGTTTTTTAACCTTCTTTGAAGGGTTGCCAGATTATCAGAAAGTGATTCAAACCTTTTATCGAATTAACACGGATAGTATGAAAGCGAGCCTTTCTAAAGAAGAGCTTGGACATTTGTATAAAGGTATCCGTGTACATGATCTCGCTGAATATAACAGTATTTTATCTACTTTTAGCGAATTTCAACGACAGATTGAATCTCAGTAA
- a CDS encoding nucleobase:cation symporter-2 family protein → MLSKQKIFTLGFQQVLAMYAGAVIVPLIIGKELGLTPQQMAYLIAADLFTSGLATLLQVYGGRYIGSGLPVMLGCTFTAVGPIIAVSLSAGNSLTTAYGAIIVSGIFVFLFAPLFGKLLRFFPTVVTGSVVTIIGLSLIPVAMKNAAGGEGSASFGSPTNLLLAFLTLLLILLFNRFFTGFIRSVAVLIGLVTGTMIAFFLGMVDFSHVWTASWISIVQPFYFGTPRFDIMAILTMIIVNIISMVESTGVYFAVGKVTDTKIDSKTVVKGLRAEGLAITMGGVFNAFPYTAFSQNVGLLSLTGIKGREAIMGAGVILVTLGMLPKLAALTTVIPDAVLGGAMIAMFGMVVASGINILSSVDLSKNENLLIAACSIAVGLGSAVVPQMFDQLPGMAKMIMQNGIVTGSLTAIVLNICLARKDKAVKNASQTASETVSV, encoded by the coding sequence ATGTTAAGCAAGCAAAAGATATTTACCTTGGGCTTTCAACAGGTTCTAGCGATGTATGCAGGGGCTGTTATCGTTCCGCTTATTATCGGTAAAGAATTGGGATTAACACCACAACAGATGGCATATCTAATCGCGGCGGACCTCTTCACCAGCGGGCTTGCGACCTTGCTTCAAGTCTATGGCGGAAGGTACATTGGATCGGGACTTCCCGTAATGCTCGGATGTACTTTTACAGCAGTAGGGCCCATCATTGCCGTGTCCCTTTCAGCAGGAAACAGCTTAACAACTGCATATGGTGCTATTATCGTATCTGGTATCTTTGTATTTTTATTTGCACCTTTGTTTGGTAAATTACTACGCTTTTTTCCAACAGTGGTTACAGGCTCAGTCGTTACCATCATTGGTTTATCCTTAATTCCTGTTGCGATGAAGAATGCGGCTGGTGGGGAAGGCAGTGCATCTTTTGGCTCTCCTACTAATTTACTTCTAGCTTTTTTAACCTTGCTTTTAATCCTGTTGTTTAATCGTTTTTTTACTGGATTTATTCGATCGGTTGCTGTATTGATTGGACTTGTGACGGGTACCATGATCGCCTTTTTCTTAGGCATGGTTGACTTCTCACATGTATGGACTGCCTCCTGGATCAGCATTGTACAACCATTCTATTTCGGTACGCCGCGCTTTGATATAATGGCAATTCTAACGATGATAATCGTCAATATAATCAGTATGGTGGAATCTACCGGTGTTTATTTTGCTGTTGGAAAAGTAACGGACACCAAGATTGATTCCAAAACAGTAGTAAAAGGCTTACGTGCAGAAGGCCTTGCTATTACAATGGGTGGTGTCTTTAACGCGTTCCCCTATACAGCTTTCTCACAAAATGTAGGGCTTCTTTCATTGACGGGGATCAAAGGTCGAGAAGCCATTATGGGAGCGGGCGTAATTCTTGTTACATTGGGAATGCTGCCAAAATTGGCTGCACTTACAACCGTTATTCCCGATGCTGTACTAGGCGGGGCTATGATTGCTATGTTTGGGATGGTAGTTGCATCAGGTATTAATATTTTATCGAGTGTCGATTTATCCAAAAATGAAAATCTTTTAATTGCAGCTTGCAGTATTGCAGTAGGCTTGGGCTCCGCAGTGGTTCCACAAATGTTTGATCAGCTACCAGGTATGGCGAAGATGATTATGCAAAATGGGATCGTTACAGGCTCGTTAACCGCGATTGTATTAAATATTTGTTTGGCTCGAAAAGATAAGGCGGTTAAAAACGCTTCTCAGACGGCCTCAGAAACGGTCTCTGTATAA
- the pheA gene encoding prephenate dehydratase — protein MGRTLAFLGPSGTFTEEAVRHLPIQEELTTQPYVSILDVLEAVNTNQADFGVVPIENSIEGTVNLTMDGLIHGEKLPILAELALPITQHLLMAVRPKPLLFQQITKVFSHSHAIAQCRLFLQKYLPHVEIEYTNSTASAAKLVSEEPDQPWAAIGTRLNTEIYPLFLAQESIQDYANNFTRFVLVGKSQLDLPVSDKYKTTILVTLPEDYSGALYQVLAAFAWRKLNLSRIESRPTKKGLGSYYFVLDIVQGMDTVLMPGAFAEIEALGCQVRLLGSYPVFAYRGIGEKN, from the coding sequence ATGGGGAGAACACTAGCTTTTTTAGGACCTTCTGGCACATTTACAGAGGAGGCAGTACGTCATTTGCCTATTCAAGAGGAGCTTACAACTCAGCCATATGTAAGCATCCTTGATGTGCTGGAAGCAGTTAATACGAATCAGGCCGATTTTGGTGTGGTACCCATTGAGAATTCAATTGAAGGAACAGTTAATTTAACGATGGATGGCTTAATACATGGGGAGAAACTGCCTATTTTAGCAGAATTGGCTCTACCAATCACACAGCACCTATTAATGGCAGTTAGGCCAAAGCCTCTTTTATTCCAGCAGATTACAAAGGTCTTCTCTCATTCGCATGCGATTGCCCAATGTCGCTTGTTCCTACAAAAATACTTGCCACATGTAGAGATTGAATATACCAACAGTACGGCGTCAGCAGCTAAACTTGTAAGTGAAGAACCAGATCAACCATGGGCGGCTATTGGAACGAGATTAAATACAGAAATATACCCGCTTTTTCTCGCTCAGGAAAGCATCCAGGACTATGCTAACAATTTTACGAGATTTGTGCTGGTGGGAAAAAGTCAGTTAGATTTACCGGTATCTGATAAGTATAAAACAACCATATTGGTCACATTACCCGAAGATTATTCAGGGGCACTGTATCAGGTATTGGCAGCATTCGCTTGGCGCAAATTGAATTTGTCCCGCATCGAATCACGACCTACGAAAAAAGGTCTGGGTAGCTATTATTTTGTATTGGATATCGTACAGGGCATGGACACAGTGTTAATGCCAGGCGCTTTTGCGGAGATAGAGGCATTGGGCTGTCAGGTTCGTTTACTGGGTAGCTATCCAGTGTTCGCCTATAGGGGTATAGGTGAAAAGAATTGA
- a CDS encoding bifunctional 2',3'-cyclic-nucleotide 2'-phosphodiesterase/3'-nucleotidase, translated as MKKTHLHSVLATSMVLSMFALPTAHVGAEGESIIKLRLMETTDIHTNVVNYDYYKDAPTDQFGLAKTATLIKKARAEVTNSVLFDNGDLIQGNPLGDFIHEKGLKDGDVHPIYKAMNLLDYEVGNIGNHEFNFGLDYLQASLKGAKFPYVNANIYIDDKDNNPDNDKNYFTPYHIFEKKVKDETGKEVTIKIGAIGFAPPQVTAWDKGHLEGKVISKDIIETANKFVPQMKKEGADIIVAIPHSGFEKAPAKGNDENAVYYLSKVEGIDAILFGHAHKLFPSKDFDGIEGVDTAKGTINGIPSVMPGFWGDHLGVIDLTLKQVDGKWQVVDSTTEARPVYDAATKKALVEADKDILNAVKEDHENTLGYVRGPVGETKAPINSFFALVNDDPSVQIVSNAQRWWAEKATQGTEYEGTPILSAAAPFKAGGRNGAEYYTDIKAGTIAVKNVSDLYIYPNTIKAVLIDGSQVKEWLERSAGQFNQIDPTKKEEQALVNDAFPTYNFDTLDGVEYQFDLTQPSRYDIKGTLVNEKANRVINLQYNGKPVDPKQKFIVVTNNYRAFGGGNFPGIDGSNVIIDSPDENREVLINYIKEQKSFNPTADGNWGFAPIKGDMKVTLTSSPKAKEVAEKLGYIKYIGEGENGFAKYSIDLSTTTQKVAESADASKEDVKKEEPKKDDASKEDVKKEEPKKDDASKEDVKKEEPKKDDASKEDVKKEEPKKDDASKEDVKKEEPKKDDASKEDVKKEEPKKDLNKLVAVRTTAEGLGIQVAYDNKTRSVTLTKGDAKLVYVLGASEVIANGKTLETNSDIVKNRLFLPVGLLEETFGVTIK; from the coding sequence TTGAAGAAGACACATCTACACAGTGTGCTAGCTACCTCCATGGTGCTAAGTATGTTTGCTCTTCCTACAGCTCATGTAGGTGCAGAGGGAGAAAGCATTATTAAATTACGTTTAATGGAAACAACTGATATCCATACAAACGTAGTGAACTATGACTACTATAAGGATGCTCCGACTGACCAATTTGGTCTAGCTAAAACAGCTACCTTGATCAAGAAAGCACGTGCAGAGGTTACAAACAGCGTTTTGTTTGACAATGGTGACTTGATTCAAGGAAATCCGCTTGGTGATTTCATTCATGAAAAAGGATTGAAAGATGGAGATGTTCATCCAATTTACAAAGCGATGAATCTACTTGACTATGAAGTAGGCAACATCGGTAACCATGAATTCAACTTTGGCCTTGATTATCTTCAAGCTTCTCTTAAAGGTGCAAAATTTCCATACGTAAACGCTAACATCTATATCGACGACAAGGATAACAATCCTGACAACGATAAAAACTACTTCACACCTTACCACATCTTTGAAAAGAAAGTAAAAGATGAAACCGGAAAAGAAGTAACAATTAAAATCGGTGCAATCGGATTTGCTCCTCCACAAGTAACTGCTTGGGACAAAGGTCACTTAGAAGGGAAAGTAATCTCTAAGGATATCATTGAAACGGCGAATAAATTCGTTCCTCAAATGAAAAAAGAAGGGGCAGACATCATCGTAGCAATTCCTCATTCTGGATTTGAAAAAGCTCCAGCAAAAGGAAATGACGAAAATGCCGTTTACTATCTAAGTAAAGTAGAAGGCATTGATGCTATCCTGTTTGGTCATGCGCACAAGCTATTCCCAAGCAAAGATTTTGATGGAATTGAAGGCGTTGACACAGCAAAAGGTACGATCAATGGTATTCCATCTGTTATGCCAGGCTTCTGGGGCGATCATCTAGGTGTTATCGACCTAACTCTTAAACAAGTAGATGGAAAATGGCAAGTGGTTGATTCCACAACGGAAGCTCGTCCAGTTTATGATGCTGCTACCAAAAAAGCTCTTGTAGAAGCTGATAAGGATATTCTTAATGCTGTAAAAGAAGACCATGAAAACACTTTAGGCTATGTTCGTGGACCAGTTGGCGAAACAAAAGCCCCAATCAACAGTTTCTTTGCATTAGTTAATGACGATCCATCTGTTCAAATCGTTTCAAACGCACAAAGATGGTGGGCAGAAAAAGCAACACAAGGAACAGAATATGAAGGTACTCCAATCTTGTCTGCAGCCGCACCATTTAAAGCAGGTGGACGTAACGGTGCTGAATACTATACAGACATTAAGGCTGGAACAATTGCTGTTAAAAACGTTTCAGATCTATATATCTACCCAAATACAATTAAAGCTGTATTAATCGACGGTAGCCAAGTAAAAGAATGGTTAGAGCGTTCCGCTGGACAGTTTAACCAAATCGATCCAACCAAAAAAGAAGAGCAAGCATTAGTTAATGATGCCTTCCCAACTTATAACTTTGATACATTGGATGGTGTAGAGTATCAATTCGATCTGACTCAGCCTTCTCGTTATGATATCAAGGGTACTTTGGTTAATGAAAAAGCAAATCGTGTAATTAACCTGCAATATAACGGTAAACCTGTCGATCCTAAGCAAAAATTCATCGTGGTAACAAATAACTATCGTGCTTTCGGTGGCGGTAACTTCCCTGGTATTGATGGTTCTAATGTCATCATCGATTCTCCAGACGAAAACCGCGAAGTGTTAATTAACTACATTAAAGAGCAAAAATCCTTCAATCCAACCGCTGATGGAAACTGGGGTTTTGCACCAATCAAAGGTGACATGAAAGTAACACTAACCTCTTCTCCTAAAGCAAAAGAGGTTGCTGAAAAGCTCGGATACATCAAGTATATTGGTGAGGGAGAAAACGGTTTTGCTAAATATAGCATTGACCTTTCTACTACAACTCAAAAAGTAGCTGAATCTGCTGACGCTTCTAAAGAAGACGTGAAAAAAGAAGAACCTAAGAAAGACGACGCTTCTAAAGAAGACGTGAAAAAAGAAGAACCTAAGAAAGACGACGCTTCTAAAGAAGACGTGAAAAAAGAGGAACCTAAGAAAGACGACGCTTCTAAAGAAGACGTGAAAAAAGAGGAACCTAAGAAAGACGACGCTTCTAAAGAAGACGTGAAAAAAGAGGAACCTAAGAAAGACGACGCTTCTAAAGAAGACGTGAAAAAAGAGGAACCTAAGAAAGACTTGAATAAACTAGTTGCTGTTCGTACAACGGCTGAGGGCTTAGGTATTCAAGTAGCCTACGACAATAAAACAAGAAGCGTTACTTTGACTAAAGGAGATGCAAAACTTGTTTATGTCCTTGGGGCTTCTGAAGTAATCGCTAATGGTAAAACCTTAGAAACAAATTCCGACATTGTGAAAAACCGTCTATTCCTACCGGTTGGTCTTTTGGAGGAAACATTCGGAGTAACAATTAAATAA
- a CDS encoding phosphotransferase, producing the protein MDANFIKALEKAFSCKIVGMKPQRSVFSVRTDRGAWIVKGYAEEEKALWVTHLADVLREQGFYHTVKYVANSYGHKVQPIGDRFYTVMKEINGRDATYTNVGDIKKSVTALARFHLAAEGFPTYPFLSEMEFSKPPILEKWERRLEQFQRISKRIATRGPQNRFELMIQGMAKEIKRDGQEVLQVVNQMPINQQMEQAHYYGTLAHRDVASHNFLIKESGSCYLIDLDTVAPDMQIVDLVQIASRMLFLHNYDKRIYHQAIESYHKIKHLSDDEIQMIYHLLRYPDNPLREITGIYNKLPGYRIKSVTHLLQLERKLKRERRRFFKEGYY; encoded by the coding sequence ATGGATGCCAACTTTATAAAAGCGTTAGAAAAAGCGTTTAGCTGTAAGATAGTAGGGATGAAACCCCAACGAAGCGTTTTTTCTGTTCGCACCGATCGAGGGGCATGGATTGTCAAAGGGTATGCGGAAGAAGAGAAGGCCTTATGGGTTACGCATTTAGCTGACGTACTACGAGAACAAGGTTTTTATCATACCGTGAAATACGTAGCGAACTCCTATGGTCATAAAGTGCAACCGATTGGAGACCGATTCTACACTGTCATGAAAGAAATAAATGGTAGAGATGCTACTTATACAAATGTAGGGGACATTAAAAAATCAGTGACTGCATTGGCTAGATTTCACCTAGCTGCAGAGGGTTTTCCCACTTACCCTTTTTTGTCAGAAATGGAATTCAGCAAACCGCCTATTTTAGAAAAATGGGAGAGGAGACTGGAACAATTTCAGCGAATCTCCAAAAGAATTGCTACGCGCGGTCCGCAAAATCGATTTGAGTTAATGATTCAAGGCATGGCGAAAGAGATTAAAAGAGATGGGCAGGAAGTCTTACAGGTTGTTAATCAAATGCCAATTAATCAGCAAATGGAGCAGGCTCATTATTACGGCACCTTAGCTCATCGAGATGTAGCTAGTCACAATTTTTTAATTAAGGAATCGGGTAGTTGTTATTTAATTGATTTAGATACTGTAGCTCCTGATATGCAAATTGTAGATCTGGTTCAGATAGCAAGTCGTATGCTATTTTTGCATAATTACGATAAGCGTATTTATCATCAGGCAATCGAATCTTATCACAAGATTAAGCATTTATCTGATGATGAAATTCAAATGATTTATCATTTACTCCGTTACCCAGATAATCCCTTACGTGAAATTACAGGTATCTATAATAAGCTACCAGGCTACCGAATAAAAAGTGTCACACATTTATTGCAACTGGAACGCAAATTAAAACGTGAACGTAGAAGGTTCTTTAAAGAAGGCTATTATTAA